One Acipenser ruthenus chromosome 33, fAciRut3.2 maternal haplotype, whole genome shotgun sequence genomic region harbors:
- the ramp2 gene encoding receptor activity-modifying protein 2 isoform X1, with translation MRTMCTALSLLLILLLGNGGQAYRNSTVEDNNGTLLEQTTQGNTAGSLTNGTAKESNKNDPYCDYFSQICHVHKHNWTHLHCYDMIIDIICWEKFNHSMYSLDKGSWCTWNNVSSLYSNFTLCTERMADCLGIPWPNKLIEDYFVHLHSKYFKYCDFFNVYRDPPEKIVLALILTPISIIPLMVAVVVWKTKNGKPSS, from the exons ATGAGGACCATGTGCACGGCTTTAAGTCTTTTGTTAATTCTGCTATTGG GGAATGGTGGGCAAGCCTATAGAAACTCAACAGTTGAAG ATAATAATGGAACACTCTTAGAACAGACAACACAAG gTAATACAGCTGGGAGTCTGACCAATGGCACAGCTAAAG AGTCCAATAAAAATGACCCTTACTGCGATTACTTTTCACAAATCTGTCATGTGCACAAGCACAATTGGACCCATCTTCATTGTTATGATATGATTATTGATATTATTTGTTGGGAAAAATTCAACCATAGCATGTATTCCTTGGACAAGGGGAGCTGGTGCACATGGAATAATGTCAGCAG CCTCTACAGTAATTTTACTCTGTGCACAGAAAGAATGGCTGATTGTTTAGGAATTCCCTGGCCGAACAAGTTAATAGAAGACTATTTTGTGCACCTCCactctaaatatttcaaatactgcGACTTCTTTAATGTGTACAGAGACCCACCTGAGAAGATAGTGCTGGCTCTTATCCTGACACCAATCTCCATCATACCGCTGATGGTGGCTGTGGTAGTCTGGAAGACTAAAAATGGCAAACCCAGCTCATAA
- the LOC117433365 gene encoding heat shock protein 30C-like: protein MMQSLASETHFSTGSSQRFLDQPRIRILWPLSRHEMKFDEFEKDFMRRRTNSMDKVQDFVSQFHEDFSDDFMETIMHGPVLSRVAEPSTVSVIKVRELDPKDKFELALDVRDFSLEDLTVKLVGRKLVITGVKQGQKTSKEFTKEIDLPRHTNLPELTCSLTTDGLLKIKAPPLKQPEAAERTVPIRFRTSLNVPVSNSQKKGEDSAEKAA, encoded by the coding sequence ATGATGCAGTCTTTGGCCTCCGAGACACACTTCAGCACTGGCAGCAGCCAGCGTTTTCTGGACCAGCCTAGAATACGTATACTTTGGCCTCTCAGCCGCCACGAAATGAAATTTGATGAATTTGAGAAAGACTTTATGAGACGACGAACTAATTCGATGGACAAGGTCCAAGACTTTGTGAGTCAGTTTCACGAAGACTTCTCCGACGATTTTATGGAGACCATCATGCATGGTCCAGTTCTGAGTCGAGTGGCAGAACCTTCAACGGTCAGCGTCATAAAGGTCAGGGAACTTGACCCAAAGGACAAGTTTGAATTGGCCTTGGACGTCCGGGATTTCTCCCTCGAAGACCTGACAGTGAAACTGGTGGGGAGGAAGCTGGTTATCACAGGAGTAAAGCAGGGACAGAAAACATCCAAGGAGTTCACAAAGGAAATTGACCTGCCCCGACACACTAACCTTCCAGAGCTCACCTGCTCTCTCACCACTGATGGCCTGCTAAAGATCAAAGCACCTCCACTGAAGCAACCTGAAGCAGCTGAAAGAACTGTTCCCATCAGGTTTAGAACATCACTAAACGTGCCGGTTTCTAACAGCCAGAAGAAAGGAGAGGACAGCGCAGAGAAAGCAGCCTAA
- the ramp2 gene encoding receptor activity-modifying protein 2 isoform X3 codes for MKSVCNFLKISILLLCGNTAGSLTNGTAKESNKNDPYCDYFSQICHVHKHNWTHLHCYDMIIDIICWEKFNHSMYSLDKGSWCTWNNVSSLYSNFTLCTERMADCLGIPWPNKLIEDYFVHLHSKYFKYCDFFNVYRDPPEKIVLALILTPISIIPLMVAVVVWKTKNGKPSS; via the exons ATGAAGAGCGTTTGCAACTTTTTGAAGATTTCAATTTTGCTTTTATGTG gTAATACAGCTGGGAGTCTGACCAATGGCACAGCTAAAG AGTCCAATAAAAATGACCCTTACTGCGATTACTTTTCACAAATCTGTCATGTGCACAAGCACAATTGGACCCATCTTCATTGTTATGATATGATTATTGATATTATTTGTTGGGAAAAATTCAACCATAGCATGTATTCCTTGGACAAGGGGAGCTGGTGCACATGGAATAATGTCAGCAG CCTCTACAGTAATTTTACTCTGTGCACAGAAAGAATGGCTGATTGTTTAGGAATTCCCTGGCCGAACAAGTTAATAGAAGACTATTTTGTGCACCTCCactctaaatatttcaaatactgcGACTTCTTTAATGTGTACAGAGACCCACCTGAGAAGATAGTGCTGGCTCTTATCCTGACACCAATCTCCATCATACCGCTGATGGTGGCTGTGGTAGTCTGGAAGACTAAAAATGGCAAACCCAGCTCATAA
- the LOC117433508 gene encoding cytochrome c oxidase assembly factor 3 homolog, mitochondrial-like: MSEKTPQGDSQASFAKRIDPKKGPLTPEQSAFIRRVELEQWKKNAQKLRGRNIFTGLVIGGLVLGIYGYTFYSVSQEKFLDELEEEAKVARMRAPKTSAN, encoded by the exons ATGTCGGAAAAGACACCTCAAGGAGACTCGCAGGCCTCTTTCGCTAAGCGGATCGACCCGAAAAAGGGGCCGCTGACCCCGGAGCAGAGCGCGTTTATCCGGAGAGTGGAGCTCGAGCAGTGGAAGAAGAACGCCCAGAAACTGCGGGGCCGGAATATCTTCACCGGACTCGTTATCGGGGGCTTGGTGTTGGGGATCT ACGGATACACGTTCTACTCTGTGTCCCAGGAGAAGTTTTTGGATGAGTTGGAGGAGGAAGCGAAGGTAGCGAGAATGAGAGCGCCAAAGACATCGGCCAACTAA
- the ramp2 gene encoding receptor activity-modifying protein 2 isoform X2: protein MRTMCTALSLLLILLLGNGGQAYRNSTVEGNTAGSLTNGTAKESNKNDPYCDYFSQICHVHKHNWTHLHCYDMIIDIICWEKFNHSMYSLDKGSWCTWNNVSSLYSNFTLCTERMADCLGIPWPNKLIEDYFVHLHSKYFKYCDFFNVYRDPPEKIVLALILTPISIIPLMVAVVVWKTKNGKPSS from the exons ATGAGGACCATGTGCACGGCTTTAAGTCTTTTGTTAATTCTGCTATTGG GGAATGGTGGGCAAGCCTATAGAAACTCAACAGTTGAAG gTAATACAGCTGGGAGTCTGACCAATGGCACAGCTAAAG AGTCCAATAAAAATGACCCTTACTGCGATTACTTTTCACAAATCTGTCATGTGCACAAGCACAATTGGACCCATCTTCATTGTTATGATATGATTATTGATATTATTTGTTGGGAAAAATTCAACCATAGCATGTATTCCTTGGACAAGGGGAGCTGGTGCACATGGAATAATGTCAGCAG CCTCTACAGTAATTTTACTCTGTGCACAGAAAGAATGGCTGATTGTTTAGGAATTCCCTGGCCGAACAAGTTAATAGAAGACTATTTTGTGCACCTCCactctaaatatttcaaatactgcGACTTCTTTAATGTGTACAGAGACCCACCTGAGAAGATAGTGCTGGCTCTTATCCTGACACCAATCTCCATCATACCGCTGATGGTGGCTGTGGTAGTCTGGAAGACTAAAAATGGCAAACCCAGCTCATAA